The genomic DNA ggatcttgcatgtggatagggcggttaacaatggaggagcGGGCGCGGGCATAGTACTCTTGTCTCCGGAAGGACATCATCTGATGAGTGCAATTCACTTCAAATTTTATGCAATGAATAATGATGCGGAATATGAAGCATTAATTAATGGCCTGAAGATCGCTTTGGAAATGGGAGTGCGGAACCTAATTACAAAGAGCGACTCGGAGTTGGTGGTAAACCAGGTGAATGGGGGGTTTCAAGCTCGAGGATTGCAGACAGAATTGTATTTGAGGTGCACGCAGCGCCTGATTGGAAAGTTCAAAGAGGTTAGGCTGGAATGTGTACCACGGGAAAAGAACAGCAACGCGGATACCCTGGAAAAAATGGGATCCCAGCAGGAGGCTGTGTTGTTGGGATCTATACCCCTAGAAATCCAG from Apium graveolens cultivar Ventura chromosome 5, ASM990537v1, whole genome shotgun sequence includes the following:
- the LOC141660729 gene encoding uncharacterized protein LOC141660729, encoding MELGQFDLECMPRTTIKGHALADFLLEFNSAVHDKALVVLHPPPTEESLEEFPHPWWILHVDRAVNNGGAGAGIVLLSPEGHHLMSAIHFKFYAMNNDAEYEALINGLKIALEMGVRNLITKSDSELVVNQVNGGFQARGLQTELYLRCTQRLIGKFKEVRLECVPREKNSNADTLEKMGSQQEAVLLGSIPLEIQEIPSIPEVEVMQVDEAPKETWMTPIISYIHKGALPEDKFKAR